A genomic stretch from Deltaproteobacteria bacterium includes:
- the larC gene encoding nickel pincer cofactor biosynthesis protein LarC, giving the protein MKVLYFDCICGISGDMTLGALVDLGVDLRWLESELGRLPLGGYGLRAERQHRHGIGGTRLHVDISETRHHRTFAVIREMIEGSALADDVKELALRIFRTLAEAEARVHGVDVEEVHFHEVGAVDSIVDIVGAALCLRRLAPERVTASPLPLGTGFIDAAHGRMPVPAPASLEILRGVPTAPSDIRFELTTPTGAAIIKTVADGFGPLPPMTIGKSGYGVGSRDFAEAPNVLRVIEGELRDGGRRTERLTVIETNVDDMSPEAAGYLMERLLSAGALDVFFTAVQMKKNRPGLLVTVLAEEHGVRELTEIIFSESTTLGVRTRTVERISLPRKTVKVETPYGTVRVKAVERDGRFVDGRPEFEDCRAAAAAAGAPLVVVMDAAREAARRELARG; this is encoded by the coding sequence ATGAAGGTACTTTATTTCGACTGCATATGCGGCATAAGCGGCGACATGACGCTCGGGGCGCTGGTGGACCTGGGCGTCGATCTGCGGTGGCTCGAAAGCGAGCTGGGCAGGCTGCCCCTCGGCGGCTACGGGCTGAGGGCCGAAAGACAGCACCGTCACGGCATCGGCGGAACGAGGCTCCACGTGGATATCTCCGAGACCCGCCACCACCGCACCTTCGCCGTCATACGGGAGATGATCGAAGGCAGCGCCCTGGCCGACGACGTAAAGGAGCTTGCCCTTCGCATATTCCGCACCCTGGCCGAGGCCGAGGCGAGGGTGCACGGCGTCGATGTGGAGGAAGTGCATTTCCACGAGGTCGGCGCCGTCGACTCCATCGTCGATATCGTTGGAGCGGCCCTGTGCCTGCGCCGCCTCGCCCCGGAGCGGGTCACGGCCTCGCCGCTTCCGCTGGGCACGGGTTTCATCGACGCGGCCCACGGCCGCATGCCCGTGCCTGCTCCCGCCTCGCTGGAGATACTCAGGGGAGTGCCAACGGCGCCGTCGGATATCCGCTTCGAGCTCACGACCCCCACGGGCGCGGCCATCATAAAGACCGTGGCCGACGGTTTCGGCCCCCTGCCACCCATGACAATAGGCAAAAGCGGCTACGGCGTGGGAAGCCGCGACTTCGCCGAGGCGCCGAACGTGCTGAGGGTCATCGAGGGCGAGCTGCGCGATGGCGGCCGGCGCACAGAGAGGCTCACGGTAATCGAGACCAACGTGGACGACATGAGTCCCGAGGCGGCCGGCTACCTGATGGAGAGGCTTCTGTCCGCAGGGGCCCTCGACGTCTTTTTCACGGCCGTGCAGATGAAGAAGAACAGGCCCGGGCTCCTCGTCACCGTGCTCGCCGAGGAGCACGGGGTCCGCGAGCTCACGGAGATAATCTTCTCCGAGTCGACGACGCTCGGCGTAAGGACCCGGACGGTGGAGCGGATCTCGCTTCCGAGAAAGACGGTGAAGGTGGAGACCCCTTACGGGACCGTGCGGGTGAAGGCCGTGGAGCGGGACGGCCGCTTTGTGGACGGCCGCCCAGAGTTCGAGGACTGCCGGGCCGCGGCCGCGGCCGCGGGAGCGCCGCTCGTTGTAGTCATGGACGCCGCCAGGGAGGCTGCGCGCCGCGAGCTCGCAAGGGGCTGA
- a CDS encoding kinase: MTLPPLIEALLDPASYADPPERVELVQTHISYIFLTPRLVYKVKKPLDLGFLDFSTLEKRLRCCTEEVRLNRRFSKGVYLGVAAVTARDGSFVMEGEGSAVEYAVKMRRLPAESMLSALIERGEAGAATVERIARAVASFHAATRTDRRIARYGRPEAVRANTDENFAQTRRFRGRTVTAESYEEIRAYTDRFLAEKRGLLEGRVAGGHIRDCHGDLHSEHISVTDGINIIDCIEFNERFRYGDRAADIAFLSMDLDCRGRGDLSQRLDRAYFEAADDEDGPLLMDFYRCYRAYVRGKVESFRYEEPEVPASERRLAALSAARHFHLARLYATGGFRPDLLVVCGLTGTGKSTLAAALSGLTAMPVLSSDIVRKELTGTPRRTRRLDPYGKGIYAPEITARTYDELVARAERLLAERRPVIVDATFTKKEFMERAAAAAARRGARFLVVRCTAPEEEIKRRLERRFGAGETAPAVSDGRWEIYVRQKAAADGFEAHLTVDTSAPLERSCDRVLSLLYSIPPEALSL, translated from the coding sequence GTGACGCTGCCCCCCCTCATAGAAGCGCTCCTCGACCCGGCCTCCTACGCCGACCCCCCGGAGCGCGTCGAGCTCGTCCAGACCCATATCTCCTATATCTTCCTTACGCCGCGGCTCGTCTACAAGGTGAAAAAGCCCCTCGACCTCGGCTTTCTCGACTTCTCCACCCTCGAAAAGCGCCTTCGCTGCTGCACCGAAGAGGTGCGCCTCAACAGGCGTTTTTCAAAGGGCGTCTACCTCGGCGTGGCGGCCGTCACGGCGCGGGACGGCTCGTTCGTGATGGAGGGCGAAGGCAGCGCCGTCGAGTACGCCGTCAAGATGCGGAGGCTGCCCGCGGAGTCGATGCTTTCGGCGCTTATCGAGCGCGGCGAGGCCGGTGCGGCCACGGTGGAGCGCATAGCCCGCGCCGTCGCCTCCTTCCACGCCGCTACCCGCACCGACCGGCGCATAGCCCGTTACGGCCGTCCCGAGGCCGTAAGGGCCAACACGGACGAGAACTTCGCCCAGACAAGGCGTTTCCGCGGCAGGACCGTCACCGCCGAATCCTACGAAGAGATACGGGCCTATACCGACCGTTTCCTCGCCGAAAAGAGGGGTCTTCTGGAGGGACGCGTCGCCGGCGGCCATATCCGGGACTGCCACGGCGACCTCCACAGCGAGCACATCTCCGTAACCGACGGCATCAACATCATCGACTGCATCGAGTTCAACGAGCGCTTCCGCTACGGCGACAGGGCGGCCGACATAGCCTTCCTCTCCATGGACCTCGACTGCCGCGGCAGAGGAGACCTCTCGCAAAGGCTCGACAGGGCCTACTTCGAGGCGGCGGACGACGAAGACGGCCCCCTCCTGATGGACTTCTACCGCTGCTACCGCGCCTACGTGCGCGGCAAGGTGGAAAGCTTCAGGTACGAGGAGCCCGAGGTGCCGGCAAGCGAGCGCCGCCTGGCGGCCCTCTCGGCCGCCCGCCACTTCCACCTCGCCCGGCTCTACGCCACCGGAGGCTTCAGGCCCGACCTGCTCGTGGTCTGCGGCCTCACGGGCACGGGCAAGAGCACGCTCGCCGCCGCGCTCTCCGGTCTCACCGCCATGCCCGTCCTCTCGTCGGACATCGTCAGAAAGGAGCTCACCGGCACGCCGCGCCGCACCCGCAGGCTCGACCCCTACGGCAAGGGCATCTACGCCCCGGAGATCACGGCCCGCACCTACGACGAGCTCGTGGCCCGCGCCGAGAGACTGCTCGCCGAGCGCCGCCCCGTCATCGTAGACGCCACCTTCACGAAAAAGGAGTTTATGGAAAGGGCCGCCGCCGCGGCGGCGCGGCGCGGCGCCCGGTTTCTCGTCGTAAGGTGCACGGCGCCGGAAGAGGAGATCAAGAGGAGGCTTGAAAGACGCTTCGGCGCCGGAGAGACGGCCCCAGCCGTATCGGACGGCCGATGGGAGATCTACGTGAGACAGAAGGCCGCCGCCGATGGCTTCGAGGCCCACCTGACGGTCGACACCTCGGCCCCCCTGGAGCGGAGCTGCGACCGCGTGCTGAGTCTCCTGTACTCAATCCCACCGGAGGCCCTCTCCCTATGA
- a CDS encoding U32 family peptidase, translated as MELAIGPVLFEWKRSELLDFYDKAARSAVDRVYLGEVVCVKKRGLSIDDMLEVGRGLERAGKKVVVSTLAVVSNDEELDLVRRVLDLPFAVEANDMSVFNMADPKEREIYAGPHITTYNVPSVECLAELGVRGVCAPVELSRESLRYNIEHTSVPTEVFCHGKVPLAFSWRCYTSRAYGRTKGECAHDCARWPDGMETATLDGERAFTINGTSVLSAATYSLVEYVEDLEAIGVAALRISPGGRDTFEAVDIFRRRMDGALSAEEAAAELEALSPGGLCNGWYLAGPGKVYISAAQGLAGAS; from the coding sequence ATGGAGCTTGCCATCGGACCGGTACTCTTCGAGTGGAAGCGCTCGGAGCTTCTCGATTTCTACGACAAGGCGGCGCGCTCCGCCGTGGACAGGGTATACCTCGGCGAGGTCGTTTGCGTGAAGAAGCGCGGCCTCTCCATCGACGACATGCTCGAGGTCGGCCGCGGGCTCGAAAGGGCCGGAAAGAAGGTCGTCGTCTCCACGCTGGCCGTCGTCTCCAACGACGAGGAGCTCGACCTCGTGCGCCGTGTGCTCGACCTCCCCTTCGCCGTGGAGGCCAACGACATGTCGGTCTTCAACATGGCCGACCCGAAAGAGCGCGAGATCTACGCCGGACCGCACATCACGACCTACAACGTCCCGTCCGTGGAGTGCCTGGCGGAGCTCGGCGTCCGCGGTGTGTGCGCTCCGGTGGAGCTTTCACGCGAGTCCCTGCGCTACAACATCGAACACACCTCGGTGCCGACCGAGGTCTTCTGCCACGGCAAGGTGCCGCTGGCCTTCTCCTGGCGCTGCTACACGTCGCGGGCCTACGGCCGAACCAAGGGTGAGTGCGCCCATGACTGCGCCCGCTGGCCCGACGGCATGGAGACGGCCACGCTCGACGGCGAGCGGGCCTTTACCATAAACGGCACCTCCGTTCTCAGCGCCGCCACCTACAGCCTCGTCGAGTACGTCGAAGACCTCGAGGCCATAGGGGTGGCGGCGCTCCGCATCTCGCCGGGCGGCAGGGACACCTTCGAGGCCGTCGATATCTTCCGCCGCCGCATGGACGGAGCTCTCTCCGCCGAAGAGGCGGCGGCCGAGCTCGAGGCCCTCAGCCCGGGCGGACTCTGCAACGGGTGGTACCTGGCGGGGCCGGGAAAGGTCTATATATCCGCGGCCCAGGGCCTGGCGGGAGCTTCTTGA